A region from the Anoplolepis gracilipes chromosome 2, ASM4749672v1, whole genome shotgun sequence genome encodes:
- the Poli gene encoding DNA polymerase iota, giving the protein MDTADFNTIVHHPRTIIHLDVDCFYAQVEMLRHPQYEGKPLGVQQKSIVVTSNYLAREHGIKKCMLVQEALRLCPELVLVNGEDLTHYRHYSTKVFEILHRFTPLVERLGFDDFFLEITSTVEKQLNPQNDSEFDINSLHADEELKESDSKIFGPSEEECPCSCHTRLMIGSKIAAEIRNRIYEELHLTCSAGIAHNKLLAKLAGSLNKPNQQTLVFPCSGPLLLSAIGSVSKIPGVGQKTTELLLSNNIKTVDDIRKIPLENLELKIGIDLARRLKDNTEGIDETVVKPSGKQQSIGLEDGFKSVSLVAEVESRLGALLRRLTELAMEDGRIPIAMRITVRKHDLNKPTSGKRETRQCPLPKHLLPSTKTGMYDHSKMLTLAMKLFHRIIDVSKPFHLTLLGVAFTKFEERSYGRSSITSFLRKQVAVHSVLDISSEEGIAEVNLGSPMSINQDSNDSSDQSATSLMNTSASSLPCSPISKSSGIATSQIAEDELQNEVEPLPKKTKLEVWLSGRRESPSNEMADLRLSPSSPMQLSPTVDTTVFRTLPIERRDVTRSWPTTSKPKPNNILKYFIANK; this is encoded by the coding sequence ATGGATACTGCAGATTTTAATACTATTGTACATCATCCAAGAACCATTATCCACTTGGATGTTGACTGCTTTTATGCTCAGGTAGAGATGCTTAGACATCCACAATATGAAGGAAAACCACTAGGTGTTCAACAAAAGAGTATAGTAGTCACCAGTAATTATTTGGCAAGAGAacatggaataaaaaaatgtatgctgGTACAAGAAGCTTTGCGTCTATGTCCAGAACTGGTCTTGGTAAATGGTGAAGATTTGACACATTATCGTCATTATTCAACTAAGGTATTTGAAATTCTGCATCGGTTTACGCCATTAGTGGAAAGACTGGGCTTTGATGATTTTTTCCTTGAAATAACATCAACAGTGGAGAAACAGCTCAACCCTCAGAATGATTCAGAGTTTGATATAAACAGTTTGCATGCTGACGAAGAGCTAAAGGAATCTGATAGTAAGATATTTGGGCCATCGGAAGAGGAATGTCCATGCAGTTGTCATACACGCTTGATGATTGGCTCCAAGATAGCGGCTGAAATAAGGAATCGTATTTATGAAGAACTACATCTTACTTGTAGCGCTGGAATAGCACATAATAAGCTTCTAGCCAAATTGGCAGGATCGCTAAATAAACCAAATCAGCAGACATTGGTATTTCCATGTAGCGGTCCATTATTGCTTTCTGCAATAGGCTCTGTATCCAAGATACCTGGTGTTGGACAAAAAACTACGGAATTATTGTTATCGAATAACATAAAAACAGTGGATGATATACGCAAAATACCTCTGGAAAATCTGGAACTGAAAATTGGCATTGATTTAGCAAgaagattaaaagataatacagAAGGGATTGACGAAACAGTGGTAAAACCATCTGGAAAACAGCAATCCATAGGTCTGGAGGATGGATTTAAAAGCGTCTCATTAGTAGCTGAGGTAGAGTCACGATTAGGCGCACTATTGAGGAGATTAACGGAGTTGGCGATGGAAGATGGTAGAATTCCTATTGCTATGAGAATAACAGTGCGGAAGCATGACTTGAATAAACCTACTTCTGGTAAGAGAGAGACCAGACAATGCCCGCTGCCGAAACATCTTTTACCGTCCACAAAAACTGGCATGTACGATCATAGTAAAATGTTGACACTCGCCATGAAGCTGTTTCATCGAATAATTGACGTTTCCAAGCCATTCCACTTAACATTGTTGGGAGTTGCATTTACTAAATTTGAGGAGAGATCATATGGCAGAAGCAGCATTACATCCTTTTTACGCAAACAGGTCGCCGTCCATTCCGTTTTAGATATCAGCTCTGAAGAAGGCATCGCAGAAGTGAATTTGGGATCACCGATGAGTATTAATCAAGACAGTAACGATAGCTCCGATCAGTCAGCGACAAGCTTGATGAACACTTCTGCGTCAAGTCTCCCGTGCTCACCAATTTCAAAATCGTCAGGCATAGCAACCAGTCAGATTGCAGAGGATGAGCTGCAGAACGAGGTGGAACCATTACCGAAGAAGACCAAGCTGGAAGTGTGGTTGAGCGGTCGTCGAGAGTCACCGAGTAACGAAATGGCTGATCTTAGACTAAGCCCGTCATCTCCCATGCAATTGTCGCCCACAGTGGATACTACGGTTTTCAGAACTCTGCCTATCGAGAGGAGGGATGTCACGCGTTCTTGGCCAACAACTAGTAAACCGAAACCAAacaatatacttaaatatttcatagccAATAAGTGA
- the LOC140676346 gene encoding chymotrypsin-1-like isoform X2, whose protein sequence is MLPILCILSIVVIHEFPGASSMTTTESFNLIPKIVGGTSAAEGQYPYQASLRFQNRHFCGGSVIDNRWILTASHCLTSFNDTAITVVLGTNTLDKGGDEYSSIKRFIHPFYSSPLVRNDIGLIKLDKDIVFGDKVKQIALPTENFEKSNYPAILSGWGTTSYPGKVPNELQHIQLMVINQKQCLNTNFRVTNNNICTLNKKDEGACHGDSGGPLVADNEQIGVVSWGVPCAKGHPDVFTRVHSYTNWIKQHLKED, encoded by the exons ATGTTGCCGATACTCTGCATTTTGAGTATTGTTGTGATACATGAATTTCCAG gtgCTTCTTCAATGACCACGACTGAGTCATTCAATTTAATACCAAAAATCGTAGGCGGTACTTCTGCTGCTGAAGGGCAATATCCTTATCAAGCATCTCTTCGTTTCCAGAATCGACATTTCTGTGGTGGTTCTGTCATAGATAATCGATGGATCCTTACAGCTTCACATTGTTTAACAAG ttttaaTGACACAGCTATCACTGTTGTATTGGGCACAAATACCCTGGATAAAGGTGGCGACGAGTATTCTTCGATCAAAAGATTCATACATCCCTTTTACAGTTCTCCTCTCGTCAGAAACGACATTGGATTAATCAAATTGGATAAAGACATCGTCTTTGGAGACAAAGTCAAACAGATTGCTTTACCCACTGAAAACTTCGAGAAATCGAATTATCCGGCGATTCTGTCCGGCTGGGGTACAACCAGT TATCCTGGAAAAGTGCCAAATGAATTGCAGCATATCCAACTCATGGTCATTAATCAAAAACAATGCTTAAACACTAACTTTCGCGTCACCAACAACAATATCTGTACCCTTAACAAAAAGGACGAGGGTGCTTGTCAT ggTGACTCTGGCGGTCCTTTAGTAGCAGATAATGAACAAATCGGCGTGGTATCATGGGGAGTACCTTGCGCTAAAGGACATCCAGATGTATTTACACGAGTCCACTCCTACACGAATTGGATCAAACAGCATCTGAAGGAAGATTAA
- the LOC140663253 gene encoding tripartite motif-containing protein 2 isoform X3, producing the protein MEALRLAIQTRLGERMVSMSSMLVETVSINYEDFNESFLTCGTCLCVYDGSEHTPKLLPCSHTVCLHCLTRIAASQTRETGAFRCPICRELITIPRGGVPALPPSFLVNQLLDLMSRQRREVIPKCSVHINQELLFCETCDTVFCTVCTSGTHAGTSPGCTEHTIIPFSIAIKRMSEILLYKANECISKAQDSVSTELQRLEASTERCLNAVDTEFADIIAKIEKRRTELQAAVNAAARDKKHVLEEQHSLIEAEKTKVERECEGLQYQVEVRNITQRINSLSDQLDAATALSEPKENAFITFEFNHNDAISHLEQALSNLGRVRSSTTLPGLCRARLKDLAIAKLQTTVIVETVDYHGHPRNVGGDLVSAELTLADNIHVENQSASIETEVKDLENGTYEVHFRPPTASRYVLKISVFERPIKDYPLFFDATEHNEAIKIYGRRGNGKDEFHQPVSVAVDEEMIYILDTGNSRIKVLNCDLEFQRHINNEGLEGRSCTGIDISQQGLVVVNWRTRKITEMTSLGDTIRSFSHNAFQEPIDIAVDKNYGHILVADNGQSCVFVFDSDGKILFQVGKRGTFKLISSVTVGPAGEILVADSRIQVFSAKGDFSEEIYSEGKGKGTYGGIAVDADGKIIGTRTDKGRSIIQVMKLGGGNILTEIDSHSSKLRRPSGIAVLPDNHLVVVDLGNDCIKKYRYW; encoded by the exons ATGGAGGCATTGCGTTTAGCTATACA GACGCGGCTTGGGGAGAGGATGGTCAGCATGAGCTCTATGCTCGTAGAGACAGTCAGTATAAATTATGAAGATTTTAATGAGAGTTTTTTAACATGCGGCACCTGTCTCTGTGTTTACGATGGCAGCGAGCATACACCTAAATTATTACCATGTTCACACACG gtaTGTCTACATTGTTTAACAAGGATTGCTGCATCTCAAACACGAGAGACAGGAGCATTTAGATGTCCCATTTGTAGagaattaataacaattcCTCGTGGAGGGGTACCTGCACTGCCTCCGAGCTTTCTTGTAAACCAACTGCTGGACCTTATGTCTCGACAAAGACGAGAG GTCATTCCAAAGTGTTCAGTTCACATAAATcaggaattattattttgcgaaaCATGTGATACAGTATTCTGTACGGTATGTACCAGTGGGACACATGCAGGAACGTCACCGGGATGTACAGAACACACAATCATCCCCTTTAGTATCGCGATAAAAAGGATGTCTGAGATACTGCTTTATAAAGCTAACGAGTGTATATCCAAG GCACAAGACTCTGTAAGCACGGAACTACAGCGTTTGGAAGCCTCCACGGAAAGATGCCTAAACGCGGTTGATACAGAATTCGCGGATATCATTGCGAAAATAGAAAAACGTCGAACGGAATTGCAAGCCGCCGTAAACGCCGCTGCTCGCGATAAGAAGCACGTACTCGAGGAACAACATTCTCTCATCGAGGCGGAGAAAACCAAAGTGGAGAGAGAATGTGAAGGATTGCAGTATCAG GTCGAGGTCCGAAATATTACTCAGCGTATTAATAGCCTATCGGATCAGCTCGACGCGGCGACCGCTCTCAGTGAACCCAAGGAAAATGCTTTCATCACGTTCGAATTTAATCATAACGATGCTATTTCTCACTTGGAACAAGCACTAAGCAACTTGGGACGAGTACGTTCTAGTACAACATTGCCAg GTTTATGCCGAGCTAGATTGAAAGACTTAGCGATAGCGAAATTACAAACAACCGTTATAGTCGAAACGGTGGATTATCATGGCCATCCTCGAAATGTCGGTGGTGATCTCGTCAGTGCTGAGTTGACGCTCGCAGATAACATACACGTGGAAAATCAGAGTGCTTCCATCGAGACAGAAGTAAAAGATCTGGAGAACGGAACCTACGAGGTTCATTTTCGGCCACCGACCGCGAGTCGATACGTTTTAAAGATATCTGTATTCGAACGACCCATAAAAGATTACCCGCTTTTTTTCGACGCAACCGAACATAACGAAGCTATTAAGATATACGGAAGACGTGGTAATGGAAAGGACGAGTTTCATCAGCCAGTCTCAGTTGCAGTGGACGaagaaatgatttatattttagatactGGAAATTCTCGCATTAAG GTACTCAATTGTGATTTGGAATTTCAAAggcatataaataatgaaggTTTAGAAGGCCGTAGTTGTACAGGAATAGATATTTCTCAACAAGGTCTCGTAGTTGTAAATTGGCGGACGCGGAAGATCACGGAAATGACTTCGTTAGGTGATACGATCCGATCCTTCTCGCATAATGCATTTCAA GAACCTATAGATATTGCTGTGGATAAGAATTACGGGCATATACTTGTCGCTGACAACGGTCAAAGCTGTGTGTTCGTATTTGACTCAGACGGCAAGATACTATTCCAg GTCGGTAAGAGAGGCACGTTTAAACTAATCAGTTCTGTGACTGTCGGTCCTGCTGGTGAGATTCTAGTTGCCGACAGTAGAATTCAAGTATTTTCCGCAAAGGGAGATTTCTCTGAGGAAATATATTCTGAAGGCAAAG GAAAGGGTACCTATGGAGGAATAGCCGTGGATGCGGATGGCAAAATAATTGGCACCCGTACAGACAAGGGTCGTAGTATAATACAAGTAATGAAGCTAGGTGGAGGTAACATTTTAACCGAAATTGACTCGCATAGCTCGAAATTGCGACGTCCGTCAGGCATAGCCGTGTTGCCGGATAATCATCTAGTAGTAGTGGATTTGGGCAatgattgtataaaaaagtacAGATACTGGTAG
- the LOC140663253 gene encoding tripartite motif-containing protein 2 isoform X1 yields the protein MEALRLAIQTRLGERMVSMSSMLVETVSINYEDFNESFLTCGTCLCVYDGSEHTPKLLPCSHTVCLHCLTRIAASQTRETGAFRCPICRELITIPRGGVPALPPSFLVNQLLDLMSRQRREVIPKCSVHINQELLFCETCDTVFCTVCTSGTHAGTSPGCTEHTIIPFSIAIKRMSEILLYKANECISKLTQAQDSVSTELQRLEASTERCLNAVDTEFADIIAKIEKRRTELQAAVNAAARDKKHVLEEQHSLIEAEKTKVERECEGLQYQVEVRNITQRINSLSDQLDAATALSEPKENAFITFEFNHNDAISHLEQALSNLGRVRSSTTLPGLCRARLKDLAIAKLQTTVIVETVDYHGHPRNVGGDLVSAELTLADNIHVENQSASIETEVKDLENGTYEVHFRPPTASRYVLKISVFERPIKDYPLFFDATEHNEAIKIYGRRGNGKDEFHQPVSVAVDEEMIYILDTGNSRIKVLNCDLEFQRHINNEGLEGRSCTGIDISQQGLVVVNWRTRKITEMTSLGDTIRSFSHNAFQEPIDIAVDKNYGHILVADNGQSCVFVFDSDGKILFQVGKRGTFKLISSVTVGPAGEILVADSRIQVFSAKGDFSEEIYSEGKGKGTYGGIAVDADGKIIGTRTDKGRSIIQVMKLGGGNILTEIDSHSSKLRRPSGIAVLPDNHLVVVDLGNDCIKKYRYW from the exons ATGGAGGCATTGCGTTTAGCTATACA GACGCGGCTTGGGGAGAGGATGGTCAGCATGAGCTCTATGCTCGTAGAGACAGTCAGTATAAATTATGAAGATTTTAATGAGAGTTTTTTAACATGCGGCACCTGTCTCTGTGTTTACGATGGCAGCGAGCATACACCTAAATTATTACCATGTTCACACACG gtaTGTCTACATTGTTTAACAAGGATTGCTGCATCTCAAACACGAGAGACAGGAGCATTTAGATGTCCCATTTGTAGagaattaataacaattcCTCGTGGAGGGGTACCTGCACTGCCTCCGAGCTTTCTTGTAAACCAACTGCTGGACCTTATGTCTCGACAAAGACGAGAG GTCATTCCAAAGTGTTCAGTTCACATAAATcaggaattattattttgcgaaaCATGTGATACAGTATTCTGTACGGTATGTACCAGTGGGACACATGCAGGAACGTCACCGGGATGTACAGAACACACAATCATCCCCTTTAGTATCGCGATAAAAAGGATGTCTGAGATACTGCTTTATAAAGCTAACGAGTGTATATCCAAG TTAACACAGGCACAAGACTCTGTAAGCACGGAACTACAGCGTTTGGAAGCCTCCACGGAAAGATGCCTAAACGCGGTTGATACAGAATTCGCGGATATCATTGCGAAAATAGAAAAACGTCGAACGGAATTGCAAGCCGCCGTAAACGCCGCTGCTCGCGATAAGAAGCACGTACTCGAGGAACAACATTCTCTCATCGAGGCGGAGAAAACCAAAGTGGAGAGAGAATGTGAAGGATTGCAGTATCAG GTCGAGGTCCGAAATATTACTCAGCGTATTAATAGCCTATCGGATCAGCTCGACGCGGCGACCGCTCTCAGTGAACCCAAGGAAAATGCTTTCATCACGTTCGAATTTAATCATAACGATGCTATTTCTCACTTGGAACAAGCACTAAGCAACTTGGGACGAGTACGTTCTAGTACAACATTGCCAg GTTTATGCCGAGCTAGATTGAAAGACTTAGCGATAGCGAAATTACAAACAACCGTTATAGTCGAAACGGTGGATTATCATGGCCATCCTCGAAATGTCGGTGGTGATCTCGTCAGTGCTGAGTTGACGCTCGCAGATAACATACACGTGGAAAATCAGAGTGCTTCCATCGAGACAGAAGTAAAAGATCTGGAGAACGGAACCTACGAGGTTCATTTTCGGCCACCGACCGCGAGTCGATACGTTTTAAAGATATCTGTATTCGAACGACCCATAAAAGATTACCCGCTTTTTTTCGACGCAACCGAACATAACGAAGCTATTAAGATATACGGAAGACGTGGTAATGGAAAGGACGAGTTTCATCAGCCAGTCTCAGTTGCAGTGGACGaagaaatgatttatattttagatactGGAAATTCTCGCATTAAG GTACTCAATTGTGATTTGGAATTTCAAAggcatataaataatgaaggTTTAGAAGGCCGTAGTTGTACAGGAATAGATATTTCTCAACAAGGTCTCGTAGTTGTAAATTGGCGGACGCGGAAGATCACGGAAATGACTTCGTTAGGTGATACGATCCGATCCTTCTCGCATAATGCATTTCAA GAACCTATAGATATTGCTGTGGATAAGAATTACGGGCATATACTTGTCGCTGACAACGGTCAAAGCTGTGTGTTCGTATTTGACTCAGACGGCAAGATACTATTCCAg GTCGGTAAGAGAGGCACGTTTAAACTAATCAGTTCTGTGACTGTCGGTCCTGCTGGTGAGATTCTAGTTGCCGACAGTAGAATTCAAGTATTTTCCGCAAAGGGAGATTTCTCTGAGGAAATATATTCTGAAGGCAAAG GAAAGGGTACCTATGGAGGAATAGCCGTGGATGCGGATGGCAAAATAATTGGCACCCGTACAGACAAGGGTCGTAGTATAATACAAGTAATGAAGCTAGGTGGAGGTAACATTTTAACCGAAATTGACTCGCATAGCTCGAAATTGCGACGTCCGTCAGGCATAGCCGTGTTGCCGGATAATCATCTAGTAGTAGTGGATTTGGGCAatgattgtataaaaaagtacAGATACTGGTAG
- the LOC140676346 gene encoding chymotrypsin-1-like isoform X1, with protein MYTVSHEIFGSLFIVSKYITGLILLSAKMLPILCILSIVVIHEFPGASSMTTTESFNLIPKIVGGTSAAEGQYPYQASLRFQNRHFCGGSVIDNRWILTASHCLTSFNDTAITVVLGTNTLDKGGDEYSSIKRFIHPFYSSPLVRNDIGLIKLDKDIVFGDKVKQIALPTENFEKSNYPAILSGWGTTSYPGKVPNELQHIQLMVINQKQCLNTNFRVTNNNICTLNKKDEGACHGDSGGPLVADNEQIGVVSWGVPCAKGHPDVFTRVHSYTNWIKQHLKED; from the exons atgtatactgtgTCTCATGAAATCTTCGGAAGTTTATTTAttgtgtcaaaatatattaccg GACTGATATTATTGTCTGCAAAAATGTTGCCGATACTCTGCATTTTGAGTATTGTTGTGATACATGAATTTCCAG gtgCTTCTTCAATGACCACGACTGAGTCATTCAATTTAATACCAAAAATCGTAGGCGGTACTTCTGCTGCTGAAGGGCAATATCCTTATCAAGCATCTCTTCGTTTCCAGAATCGACATTTCTGTGGTGGTTCTGTCATAGATAATCGATGGATCCTTACAGCTTCACATTGTTTAACAAG ttttaaTGACACAGCTATCACTGTTGTATTGGGCACAAATACCCTGGATAAAGGTGGCGACGAGTATTCTTCGATCAAAAGATTCATACATCCCTTTTACAGTTCTCCTCTCGTCAGAAACGACATTGGATTAATCAAATTGGATAAAGACATCGTCTTTGGAGACAAAGTCAAACAGATTGCTTTACCCACTGAAAACTTCGAGAAATCGAATTATCCGGCGATTCTGTCCGGCTGGGGTACAACCAGT TATCCTGGAAAAGTGCCAAATGAATTGCAGCATATCCAACTCATGGTCATTAATCAAAAACAATGCTTAAACACTAACTTTCGCGTCACCAACAACAATATCTGTACCCTTAACAAAAAGGACGAGGGTGCTTGTCAT ggTGACTCTGGCGGTCCTTTAGTAGCAGATAATGAACAAATCGGCGTGGTATCATGGGGAGTACCTTGCGCTAAAGGACATCCAGATGTATTTACACGAGTCCACTCCTACACGAATTGGATCAAACAGCATCTGAAGGAAGATTAA
- the LOC140663253 gene encoding tripartite motif-containing protein 2 isoform X2 yields MSCCPFMTRLGERMVSMSSMLVETVSINYEDFNESFLTCGTCLCVYDGSEHTPKLLPCSHTVCLHCLTRIAASQTRETGAFRCPICRELITIPRGGVPALPPSFLVNQLLDLMSRQRREVIPKCSVHINQELLFCETCDTVFCTVCTSGTHAGTSPGCTEHTIIPFSIAIKRMSEILLYKANECISKLTQAQDSVSTELQRLEASTERCLNAVDTEFADIIAKIEKRRTELQAAVNAAARDKKHVLEEQHSLIEAEKTKVERECEGLQYQVEVRNITQRINSLSDQLDAATALSEPKENAFITFEFNHNDAISHLEQALSNLGRVRSSTTLPGLCRARLKDLAIAKLQTTVIVETVDYHGHPRNVGGDLVSAELTLADNIHVENQSASIETEVKDLENGTYEVHFRPPTASRYVLKISVFERPIKDYPLFFDATEHNEAIKIYGRRGNGKDEFHQPVSVAVDEEMIYILDTGNSRIKVLNCDLEFQRHINNEGLEGRSCTGIDISQQGLVVVNWRTRKITEMTSLGDTIRSFSHNAFQEPIDIAVDKNYGHILVADNGQSCVFVFDSDGKILFQVGKRGTFKLISSVTVGPAGEILVADSRIQVFSAKGDFSEEIYSEGKGKGTYGGIAVDADGKIIGTRTDKGRSIIQVMKLGGGNILTEIDSHSSKLRRPSGIAVLPDNHLVVVDLGNDCIKKYRYW; encoded by the exons ATGAGCTGCTGCCCTTTCAT GACGCGGCTTGGGGAGAGGATGGTCAGCATGAGCTCTATGCTCGTAGAGACAGTCAGTATAAATTATGAAGATTTTAATGAGAGTTTTTTAACATGCGGCACCTGTCTCTGTGTTTACGATGGCAGCGAGCATACACCTAAATTATTACCATGTTCACACACG gtaTGTCTACATTGTTTAACAAGGATTGCTGCATCTCAAACACGAGAGACAGGAGCATTTAGATGTCCCATTTGTAGagaattaataacaattcCTCGTGGAGGGGTACCTGCACTGCCTCCGAGCTTTCTTGTAAACCAACTGCTGGACCTTATGTCTCGACAAAGACGAGAG GTCATTCCAAAGTGTTCAGTTCACATAAATcaggaattattattttgcgaaaCATGTGATACAGTATTCTGTACGGTATGTACCAGTGGGACACATGCAGGAACGTCACCGGGATGTACAGAACACACAATCATCCCCTTTAGTATCGCGATAAAAAGGATGTCTGAGATACTGCTTTATAAAGCTAACGAGTGTATATCCAAG TTAACACAGGCACAAGACTCTGTAAGCACGGAACTACAGCGTTTGGAAGCCTCCACGGAAAGATGCCTAAACGCGGTTGATACAGAATTCGCGGATATCATTGCGAAAATAGAAAAACGTCGAACGGAATTGCAAGCCGCCGTAAACGCCGCTGCTCGCGATAAGAAGCACGTACTCGAGGAACAACATTCTCTCATCGAGGCGGAGAAAACCAAAGTGGAGAGAGAATGTGAAGGATTGCAGTATCAG GTCGAGGTCCGAAATATTACTCAGCGTATTAATAGCCTATCGGATCAGCTCGACGCGGCGACCGCTCTCAGTGAACCCAAGGAAAATGCTTTCATCACGTTCGAATTTAATCATAACGATGCTATTTCTCACTTGGAACAAGCACTAAGCAACTTGGGACGAGTACGTTCTAGTACAACATTGCCAg GTTTATGCCGAGCTAGATTGAAAGACTTAGCGATAGCGAAATTACAAACAACCGTTATAGTCGAAACGGTGGATTATCATGGCCATCCTCGAAATGTCGGTGGTGATCTCGTCAGTGCTGAGTTGACGCTCGCAGATAACATACACGTGGAAAATCAGAGTGCTTCCATCGAGACAGAAGTAAAAGATCTGGAGAACGGAACCTACGAGGTTCATTTTCGGCCACCGACCGCGAGTCGATACGTTTTAAAGATATCTGTATTCGAACGACCCATAAAAGATTACCCGCTTTTTTTCGACGCAACCGAACATAACGAAGCTATTAAGATATACGGAAGACGTGGTAATGGAAAGGACGAGTTTCATCAGCCAGTCTCAGTTGCAGTGGACGaagaaatgatttatattttagatactGGAAATTCTCGCATTAAG GTACTCAATTGTGATTTGGAATTTCAAAggcatataaataatgaaggTTTAGAAGGCCGTAGTTGTACAGGAATAGATATTTCTCAACAAGGTCTCGTAGTTGTAAATTGGCGGACGCGGAAGATCACGGAAATGACTTCGTTAGGTGATACGATCCGATCCTTCTCGCATAATGCATTTCAA GAACCTATAGATATTGCTGTGGATAAGAATTACGGGCATATACTTGTCGCTGACAACGGTCAAAGCTGTGTGTTCGTATTTGACTCAGACGGCAAGATACTATTCCAg GTCGGTAAGAGAGGCACGTTTAAACTAATCAGTTCTGTGACTGTCGGTCCTGCTGGTGAGATTCTAGTTGCCGACAGTAGAATTCAAGTATTTTCCGCAAAGGGAGATTTCTCTGAGGAAATATATTCTGAAGGCAAAG GAAAGGGTACCTATGGAGGAATAGCCGTGGATGCGGATGGCAAAATAATTGGCACCCGTACAGACAAGGGTCGTAGTATAATACAAGTAATGAAGCTAGGTGGAGGTAACATTTTAACCGAAATTGACTCGCATAGCTCGAAATTGCGACGTCCGTCAGGCATAGCCGTGTTGCCGGATAATCATCTAGTAGTAGTGGATTTGGGCAatgattgtataaaaaagtacAGATACTGGTAG